In Diabrotica undecimpunctata isolate CICGRU chromosome 4, icDiaUnde3, whole genome shotgun sequence, a single genomic region encodes these proteins:
- the LOC140440256 gene encoding zinc finger Ran-binding domain-containing protein 2-like isoform X1, whose translation MIYKIAMSDTELEVPPPPSLKNASDGDWLCEDCSNFNFARRSTCNRCGKSKSHSIAASNKRKLGTEIGKAAAEKSRGLFSADDWQCNKCGNVNWARRQSCNVCNAPKFGEVEERTGFGGGYNDRGIVEYKEREDSDDDYDEFGRRKKRRHNSESEDRGKKEIRKEKTYEEEEEEEEDDDEDLSKYDLSDWGDAGTDKNNDKSKSTSRSNSPVIKK comes from the exons ATGATATATAAA atCGCAATGTCTGACACCGAGCTGGAAGTACCTCCACCTCCAAGCCTAAAGAATGCAAGTGATGGAGACTGGTTATGTGAAGAttgttcaaattttaattttgcccGCAGGAGCACTTGTAATAGATGCGGAAAAAGTAAGTCTCATAGCATAGCTGCAAGTAATAAACGTAAATTAGGTACTGAAATTGGTAAAGCTGCTGCTGAAAAAAGCAGGGGTCTCTTCAGTGCTGATGATTGGCAGTGTAATAAATGCGGTAATGTAAACTGGGCGAGGCGGCAGTCTTGTAACGTTTGCAACGCTCCTAAGTTTGGAGAAGTTGAAGAAAGGACAGGTTTCGGCGGAGGTTATAATGATAGGGGTATTGTAGAATATAAAGAACGAGAGGACTCTGATGATGACTATGACGAGTTTGGTAGAAGGAAAAAGCGTCGCCATAATTCAGAATCTGAAGATAGAGGTAAGAAAGAGATTAGAAAGGAGAAAACGTATGAAGAAGAAGAGGAGGAAGAGGAAGATGATGACGAAGATCTATCAAAATATGATTTATCTGACTGGGGAGATGCAGGTACAGATAAAAATAATGATAAATCAAAATCTACATCGCGATCAAATTCCcctgttattaaaaaataa
- the LOC140440256 gene encoding zinc finger Ran-binding domain-containing protein 2-like isoform X2 yields MSDTELEVPPPPSLKNASDGDWLCEDCSNFNFARRSTCNRCGKSKSHSIAASNKRKLGTEIGKAAAEKSRGLFSADDWQCNKCGNVNWARRQSCNVCNAPKFGEVEERTGFGGGYNDRGIVEYKEREDSDDDYDEFGRRKKRRHNSESEDRGKKEIRKEKTYEEEEEEEEDDDEDLSKYDLSDWGDAGTDKNNDKSKSTSRSNSPVIKK; encoded by the coding sequence ATGTCTGACACCGAGCTGGAAGTACCTCCACCTCCAAGCCTAAAGAATGCAAGTGATGGAGACTGGTTATGTGAAGAttgttcaaattttaattttgcccGCAGGAGCACTTGTAATAGATGCGGAAAAAGTAAGTCTCATAGCATAGCTGCAAGTAATAAACGTAAATTAGGTACTGAAATTGGTAAAGCTGCTGCTGAAAAAAGCAGGGGTCTCTTCAGTGCTGATGATTGGCAGTGTAATAAATGCGGTAATGTAAACTGGGCGAGGCGGCAGTCTTGTAACGTTTGCAACGCTCCTAAGTTTGGAGAAGTTGAAGAAAGGACAGGTTTCGGCGGAGGTTATAATGATAGGGGTATTGTAGAATATAAAGAACGAGAGGACTCTGATGATGACTATGACGAGTTTGGTAGAAGGAAAAAGCGTCGCCATAATTCAGAATCTGAAGATAGAGGTAAGAAAGAGATTAGAAAGGAGAAAACGTATGAAGAAGAAGAGGAGGAAGAGGAAGATGATGACGAAGATCTATCAAAATATGATTTATCTGACTGGGGAGATGCAGGTACAGATAAAAATAATGATAAATCAAAATCTACATCGCGATCAAATTCCcctgttattaaaaaataa
- the SNRPG gene encoding probable small nuclear ribonucleoprotein G gives MSKAHPPELKKYMDKKMSLKLNGGRQVTGILRGFDPFMNLVIDESIEECKDGSKNNIGMVVVRGNSIVMLEALDRI, from the exons ATGTCAAAAGCTCACCCTCCAGAATTAAAAaa ATATATGGATAAAAAAATGTCACTTAAGTTGAATGGTGGCCGGCAAGTTACAGGAATTTTGCGAGGATTTGACCCTTTCATGAATTTAGTAATCGATGAATCGATTGAAGAGTGCAAAGATGGATCTAAGAATAATATTGGAATGGTG GTAGTTCGAGGTAACAGTATTGTGATGTTAGAGGCACTGGATCGAATATAA